In Fervidobacterium sp., a single window of DNA contains:
- a CDS encoding ABC transporter ATP-binding protein/permease, translating into MLRYSLPYIHLFILAIAIVLTLTYLALLPPQIVRKAINSYILSETLSASEKLSGIAKQGFLFLLVSGGIFLFEYLSILVTTYIGGKVVYDIRKELYDHVLRLPMSFFDKHPSGQITTRITSDTQNVQEFFTSVITSVVNDVFLLTGVILMLWQISSRLFFDIIYVFPLIVVAMIVFRYFDIRAYRAVRNTIAKINAYIAENLAGMPVTKLFNAEEFKRKEFDVINREYYKARMNQLYVFGIFRPIINFLYYLATSLIIWFGAKYILRKVLNFGDLFAFVSYIDTFMRPIEDLSEKYDIIQNTTASAEKIFALLDEKTEEEKSGGKMQIDYGIIEFKDLWFTYDNKRWILKNINLRFNPGELVAIVGETGAGKTTIMNLINGMYKPQKGVITIDGVPLEEYNLQMLRKHVSAVPQDVVLFSGTLLDNIRLFHEEIPEEEVYKALEKVRALDVIQRLPEGIHTKIVERGKGISAGERQLIALARSVLFGAKIFILDEATSNIDVETEHRIQQAVRELAKDNTVIMIAHRLSTVVEADRIIVVSDGQIAEEGKHIDLLRKRGEYYKLYEIQFAKEGMVS; encoded by the coding sequence ATGCTAAGGTACTCGCTTCCTTATATTCATTTATTTATCTTGGCTATAGCAATAGTACTTACGTTAACATATTTGGCATTGCTTCCCCCCCAAATTGTTCGTAAGGCGATAAATTCGTATATACTATCTGAAACTTTGAGCGCATCTGAAAAACTCTCTGGAATTGCAAAGCAGGGATTTCTATTCTTGCTTGTATCCGGAGGTATATTCTTATTTGAATATTTGTCAATATTGGTAACAACTTATATAGGTGGCAAGGTTGTATACGATATCAGAAAAGAACTTTACGATCATGTGTTAAGATTGCCCATGTCCTTTTTTGACAAACATCCAAGTGGTCAAATAACAACAAGAATAACAAGTGATACGCAGAACGTACAAGAATTCTTCACATCAGTTATCACAAGTGTTGTAAACGACGTCTTTTTGTTGACAGGCGTAATATTAATGTTGTGGCAAATAAGTTCTCGACTTTTTTTTGATATCATTTATGTATTTCCATTGATAGTTGTTGCTATGATTGTGTTCAGATATTTCGATATACGGGCATACAGAGCGGTTAGAAATACAATAGCAAAGATAAATGCCTACATAGCAGAAAATCTTGCAGGGATGCCGGTTACTAAGTTATTTAATGCTGAAGAATTCAAAAGAAAAGAGTTTGACGTCATAAACCGAGAGTATTATAAGGCAAGAATGAATCAACTATACGTGTTCGGCATCTTCAGGCCTATAATAAATTTTCTTTATTATCTTGCAACATCGCTCATCATTTGGTTTGGAGCAAAGTACATACTTAGGAAAGTTCTGAACTTTGGTGATCTTTTTGCGTTCGTGTCATATATTGATACATTCATGAGACCTATAGAAGATTTATCTGAAAAATATGATATCATTCAAAACACAACTGCAAGCGCCGAAAAGATATTTGCGCTACTTGATGAGAAGACAGAAGAGGAAAAAAGTGGGGGAAAGATGCAAATAGATTATGGTATTATAGAATTCAAAGATTTGTGGTTTACGTACGATAATAAGCGATGGATATTAAAAAACATAAACCTTCGATTCAATCCGGGTGAGCTTGTTGCTATAGTTGGTGAAACAGGAGCAGGAAAAACCACAATAATGAATCTTATAAATGGTATGTACAAACCACAAAAAGGTGTGATAACAATAGATGGCGTACCGCTTGAAGAGTATAACTTGCAGATGCTTAGAAAGCACGTCTCTGCTGTCCCTCAGGATGTTGTGCTTTTCAGTGGAACTCTACTTGATAACATAAGGTTGTTTCATGAAGAAATACCTGAAGAAGAAGTATATAAAGCACTCGAAAAAGTACGAGCACTTGACGTTATCCAAAGGTTGCCAGAAGGAATACACACGAAAATTGTTGAACGTGGGAAAGGTATTTCTGCCGGTGAAAGACAACTTATTGCCCTTGCCAGATCGGTTCTGTTCGGTGCTAAAATATTTATACTTGACGAAGCTACAAGTAATATAGATGTGGAAACAGAACATAGAATCCAGCAAGCAGTCAGAGAATTAGCGAAAGATAATACTGTTATCATGATAGCTCACAGACTTTCTACAGTAGTAGAAGCTGATAGAATAATAGTTGTTTCGGATGGACAGATAGCTGAAGAAGGAAAGCATATAGATTTATTGAGGAAGAGAGGGGAATATTACAAGCTTTACGAAATACAGTTCGCAAAAGAGGGTATGGTTTCATGA
- a CDS encoding radical SAM protein, translated as MNIRASYWTWKLINGERIPDEMSTAYIMLDGKCMYDCAYCTHARNSRSDSSYLSRIVWKEIALPNLLEKIALFKRICVQTVNYKGYDKDILTLVKQIKGTYKEILISVSTRVSGAKEIDTYIENGVDQLGIALDCVNKELHKAYRGKQLEYTLSLIEYGAKKYPGKITTHIIVGLGEKDIELVETFRRMKRLNVEVALFAFTPVKGTKLQNSSPPDLDRYRKIQILRYIIFEKNQEPIVEFDENGYIQKFIYEAENVQFAFLTSGCKHCTRPYYNDRPIQKLLYNYHKLPSTSVQHL; from the coding sequence ATGAATATTAGAGCTTCTTACTGGACTTGGAAACTTATCAACGGTGAGCGTATACCTGATGAAATGTCTACTGCATACATCATGCTCGATGGAAAATGCATGTACGATTGTGCGTACTGTACACACGCACGAAATTCAAGAAGTGATTCATCGTATTTATCACGAATTGTGTGGAAAGAAATTGCCTTGCCTAACCTTTTGGAAAAAATAGCTTTGTTCAAAAGAATATGTGTTCAAACGGTTAACTACAAAGGATACGATAAAGATATATTGACGTTGGTAAAACAAATCAAAGGTACCTACAAAGAAATACTAATATCAGTCTCCACACGTGTTTCTGGGGCAAAAGAAATTGACACATATATAGAAAATGGCGTAGATCAACTCGGTATAGCGCTAGATTGTGTAAATAAGGAACTGCATAAAGCTTATCGTGGCAAACAGTTGGAATACACGCTCTCTCTCATAGAATACGGAGCAAAGAAATATCCGGGTAAGATAACAACACACATAATCGTAGGGCTTGGAGAAAAAGACATAGAACTTGTAGAAACTTTTAGAAGGATGAAAAGACTTAACGTAGAAGTTGCTTTGTTTGCATTTACACCCGTAAAAGGGACAAAATTACAAAACAGTTCCCCACCTGATTTAGATAGATACAGAAAGATTCAAATACTTAGATATATTATCTTTGAAAAGAACCAAGAACCTATCGTTGAATTTGATGAAAATGGCTACATACAAAAATTCATTTATGAAGCAGAAAATGTGCAATTTGCGTTTTTAACTTCCGGCTGCAAGCATTGCACAAGACCTTATTACAACGATAGACCAATCCAAAAATTACTTTACAACTATCACAAACTGCCGTCTACAAGTGTCCAACATTTGTAA
- a CDS encoding flagellar biosynthetic protein FliR: MSRLTGMIVVAPMFAGFSLPLEILVVLLLALSYVTLPMVNTMVPLTLPISTLAASLLFNFFVGFLLGLMAYTIVSAVYIGSEIFGIQSGFNVSGSLDPTMEESPITSEFVYLISVYVFVSLKGHLLIYESVIKSIQTFPLVITDLPFEKIHNQYFTLFMDTFLFSLQIALPIIGLMFLVNVLFGLLSRLVPQMNVFMVAMPASTIIMFLILVGMIPLWTELISKMIEKLGPYIDKLLGL, from the coding sequence ATGTCAAGACTTACAGGTATGATAGTTGTAGCACCAATGTTTGCAGGTTTTTCCCTGCCATTAGAAATTTTGGTTGTATTACTTCTTGCATTGAGTTATGTAACACTTCCTATGGTAAACACTATGGTTCCTCTCACATTACCTATATCAACCCTTGCTGCCTCTCTTCTTTTTAATTTCTTTGTTGGTTTTTTGTTAGGATTAATGGCGTACACAATTGTAAGTGCTGTTTACATAGGTAGTGAGATCTTTGGTATACAATCTGGTTTTAATGTAAGCGGTTCATTAGACCCAACAATGGAAGAATCACCCATAACAAGTGAGTTTGTATATTTAATTTCCGTTTACGTTTTTGTATCACTAAAAGGACATTTGTTAATATACGAAAGTGTGATAAAATCTATACAGACATTTCCCCTTGTGATTACAGATCTGCCTTTTGAAAAAATTCATAATCAATACTTCACACTTTTTATGGATACTTTTCTGTTCTCATTACAAATAGCCTTACCAATAATTGGATTAATGTTTTTGGTCAATGTTCTTTTTGGTTTGCTTTCAAGGCTTGTTCCACAGATGAATGTGTTCATGGTGGCAATGCCGGCGAGCACAATAATAATGTTTCTCATTTTGGTGGGGATGATACCTTTATGGACAGAACTCATTTCAAAAATGATCGAGAAGCTGGGCCCTTACATAGACAAATTATTGGGATTGTAA
- the flhB gene encoding flagellar biosynthesis protein FlhB: protein MDRTHFKNDREAGPLHRQIIGIVKTTSGNSIFEFRIDIQLFADPDKTETATPRKRQKAREEGQVPISREFVSGLGFLFASILFMFLGKMLLNATVYSTQNVFEISDTDINTLEDFIIYAGQTFKPAFGITSVLVLGTALFSLIIGFLQTKFLFTLKPLKFDFNRINPISGLKRMFSLHSLFELAKAILKVIIVGFVGYSVIKGSYNKLMITADSNLIEGSLIIWSVLTELIIKCGIALIIVSIADYYYSRYEYEQNIKMTKQEVKEEFKEIEGNPEIKRKQRQIMMQYATRRMMQEIPKASVVITNPTHYACALKYDPDEDFAPLLVAKGTDKIALRIIDIARENDVPIVRNPKLAREIYYTTEIGDIIPEKLYKAVAEVLAYIYALREKREIT from the coding sequence ATGGACAGAACTCATTTCAAAAATGATCGAGAAGCTGGGCCCTTACATAGACAAATTATTGGGATTGTAAAAACTACGTCTGGAAATTCAATCTTTGAATTCCGTATAGATATTCAACTTTTCGCTGATCCTGATAAAACTGAAACGGCTACGCCAAGAAAGAGGCAAAAGGCGCGTGAAGAAGGTCAAGTTCCCATTTCGAGAGAGTTTGTCTCCGGTCTTGGTTTTTTATTTGCCTCAATACTTTTTATGTTTTTGGGAAAAATGCTACTTAATGCTACGGTTTACAGTACACAAAACGTATTTGAGATATCGGATACAGATATCAATACACTTGAAGATTTTATCATATACGCTGGTCAAACATTCAAACCTGCATTTGGTATAACATCAGTACTTGTACTTGGAACTGCATTATTTTCTCTTATCATTGGATTTTTGCAGACGAAGTTTCTTTTCACATTAAAACCTTTGAAATTTGATTTCAACCGAATTAACCCCATTTCAGGTCTGAAGAGGATGTTTTCATTGCATTCGCTGTTTGAACTTGCTAAAGCGATACTAAAAGTAATTATAGTAGGTTTTGTAGGCTACAGTGTGATTAAAGGAAGTTACAACAAACTTATGATCACGGCTGACAGCAATTTGATTGAAGGATCGCTTATTATTTGGAGTGTGTTAACCGAATTGATAATCAAATGTGGCATAGCTTTGATAATAGTGTCAATTGCCGATTACTATTATTCGAGATATGAATACGAACAGAACATAAAGATGACAAAACAGGAAGTAAAAGAAGAATTCAAAGAAATAGAGGGAAACCCTGAAATTAAAAGAAAGCAAAGACAAATCATGATGCAATATGCAACACGTAGAATGATGCAAGAAATTCCAAAAGCAAGCGTGGTAATAACAAACCCAACACACTATGCTTGTGCGTTAAAGTACGATCCAGATGAAGATTTTGCACCGTTGCTCGTAGCAAAGGGTACAGACAAGATTGCACTTAGAATTATTGATATAGCACGTGAAAATGATGTTCCAATTGTTAGAAATCCAAAACTTGCAAGAGAAATATATTACACTACAGAAATTGGTGATATTATACCAGAAAAATTGTATAAGGCGGTTGCTGAAGTACTTGCATACATTTATGCTTTACGAGAAAAAAGGGAGATAACTTAG
- a CDS encoding M20 family metallopeptidase, producing the protein MAISPIELRHELHMNPELAFNEYTTQSILKRALEDLKLQPQVIAKTGLIVLVENDKSKPSILYRADMDALPIKEETNWDFSSQNQYMHACGHDVHMAVMYGVIKEVLEKNIKGNFVFIFQPAEETIGGAKHILDEMREKYKIKYATALHVSDEYSLGEFATTFGTLFACAMEITAKFKGLSAHIAQKAKGVDALYNCVKFLNEFYEAHIDNDEIGKRVLVGFGKMFAGNVRNAVADYSEVQGSIRGEKLEIVFETFEKINKIARKYNGFLERGSLYPPVSNNGELVKLFESVVVSNNYKFIDCGMKYTGEDFGFFSMKFPSLMFWAGVRTSDKMYGLHNPKFLPDDEVIPFLIEFMIKWLRTLSQGV; encoded by the coding sequence ATGGCTATATCACCAATTGAACTAAGGCATGAACTCCACATGAATCCAGAACTTGCATTTAATGAATACACAACTCAAAGCATACTTAAACGAGCACTTGAAGATCTTAAGCTCCAACCACAAGTAATAGCGAAAACAGGACTCATTGTGCTTGTAGAAAATGACAAATCCAAACCTTCGATACTTTATCGCGCTGATATGGATGCATTACCTATCAAAGAGGAAACGAATTGGGATTTTAGCTCACAAAACCAATACATGCATGCGTGTGGTCACGATGTTCACATGGCAGTAATGTACGGAGTCATAAAGGAAGTGTTGGAAAAAAATATAAAAGGGAATTTCGTTTTTATTTTTCAACCGGCAGAAGAAACCATAGGTGGTGCTAAACATATACTCGATGAAATGAGAGAAAAGTACAAAATAAAATATGCTACGGCACTGCATGTTAGCGATGAGTACAGTTTAGGAGAATTCGCAACAACCTTTGGTACTTTGTTTGCCTGTGCAATGGAAATTACAGCTAAATTTAAAGGTTTATCCGCACACATTGCACAAAAAGCGAAAGGAGTTGATGCACTTTATAATTGTGTAAAGTTTTTAAATGAATTTTATGAAGCACATATTGATAATGATGAAATTGGAAAACGAGTTCTTGTTGGTTTTGGTAAGATGTTTGCAGGAAATGTTAGAAATGCAGTAGCAGATTATTCAGAGGTGCAAGGATCAATAAGGGGTGAAAAACTCGAAATCGTTTTCGAAACGTTTGAAAAAATTAATAAAATAGCTAGAAAATACAATGGCTTTTTGGAACGAGGTAGTCTTTATCCACCTGTATCAAACAATGGTGAACTTGTTAAGTTGTTTGAATCGGTTGTTGTTTCAAACAATTACAAATTCATAGATTGCGGTATGAAGTACACAGGTGAGGATTTTGGATTTTTCAGCATGAAATTTCCTTCTTTAATGTTCTGGGCTGGGGTAAGGACTTCAGATAAGATGTATGGATTGCACAATCCTAAGTTTTTACCAGATGATGAAGTTATCCCTTTCTTAATTGAATTTATGATAAAATGGTTGAGAACGCTGTCACAGGGGGTATGA
- a CDS encoding SAM-dependent chlorinase/fluorinase, which yields MIVFMTDWGNSHYVGICKGVIRSITDCEIVDLTHSITPYNVREAMYILDRSVDWFPEKSVFLVVVDYGVGTARKAIAVETEKYYFVAPDNGILTLVLERYQPRKIVDLVNKKYHVGNSRTFHGRDIFSPAAAYITKGVFDELGTRMPNYATVPYRKAHLSANTIQGEIAYFDRFGNIETNIPFSWISEKDIVKLKVGGRIYQVPVVDTYADVDEGELLIHEDSTGYIEIAINKGIAREKIRCSEGCEIEIAF from the coding sequence ATGATAGTATTCATGACAGATTGGGGAAATTCGCATTACGTAGGTATTTGTAAAGGAGTTATTAGGAGTATAACTGACTGTGAAATAGTGGATCTAACGCATTCTATTACACCGTACAACGTAAGGGAAGCGATGTACATTCTTGACAGGAGTGTTGATTGGTTTCCTGAAAAGAGTGTTTTCCTGGTAGTTGTTGACTACGGTGTTGGAACGGCAAGAAAAGCAATAGCTGTCGAGACCGAAAAATACTACTTTGTCGCACCAGATAACGGCATATTGACACTTGTTTTAGAGAGGTATCAACCTCGCAAAATAGTAGATTTGGTAAATAAAAAATATCATGTGGGGAACTCTCGAACATTTCATGGGAGAGACATCTTTTCTCCGGCGGCCGCTTACATAACAAAAGGTGTATTTGACGAACTTGGAACGAGAATGCCAAATTACGCCACGGTACCATACAGAAAAGCCCATCTCTCAGCTAACACCATTCAAGGAGAGATAGCTTACTTTGATAGATTTGGGAACATAGAAACGAATATCCCATTTTCTTGGATTTCTGAAAAAGACATTGTTAAGCTAAAAGTTGGAGGAAGAATATATCAGGTACCGGTGGTTGACACCTACGCAGATGTTGATGAAGGCGAATTATTGATCCACGAGGATAGTACGGGTTACATTGAAATAGCCATCAACAAAGGTATTGCACGCGAAAAGATAAGATGTTCAGAAGGTTGTGAGATTGAAATAGCATTTTAG
- a CDS encoding energy-coupling factor transporter transmembrane protein EcfT: protein MHELDPRGKLFAIIMQITLVMFSQKIVDYLIPLILLITLVWLSKIKTILYLRSLRSMWFLIIFAAVIQYFEGGVYSAAYIVFRLSLIFLFASILTYTTPPLLMARGIVDILRFFGVKESSREDFGMMLSISIRFIPVLLDETDRIIKAQVSRGAKYSEKGLRNKLSALTSIVIPLLVSSLRKAEELSLALQARKYGITKRTHYYSLKWTRKDSLYLLVNFIFLLLGLFRRVF from the coding sequence ATACATGAACTTGACCCGAGGGGGAAGTTGTTTGCTATCATAATGCAGATAACGCTTGTAATGTTTTCACAAAAAATTGTTGACTATCTCATTCCTTTGATTCTTTTAATAACTTTGGTGTGGTTATCCAAAATTAAAACAATCTTGTATTTAAGAAGTTTGAGAAGTATGTGGTTTTTGATAATTTTTGCTGCAGTCATTCAATATTTTGAAGGAGGGGTTTATTCGGCAGCTTACATAGTATTCAGGTTATCTTTAATATTTCTCTTTGCTTCGATACTCACATACACAACCCCCCCACTTTTAATGGCAAGGGGAATAGTTGACATATTAAGATTTTTTGGTGTTAAGGAAAGTTCACGTGAAGATTTTGGAATGATGCTTTCTATATCTATAAGATTTATCCCTGTACTACTCGACGAGACTGATAGGATAATTAAAGCTCAAGTTTCAAGAGGTGCGAAATATTCAGAAAAAGGGCTGAGAAACAAACTCTCAGCCTTGACAAGTATTGTAATCCCCTTGCTCGTTTCATCTTTAAGAAAAGCCGAAGAGCTCTCCCTTGCACTTCAAGCTAGAAAATACGGAATTACTAAAAGAACACATTATTATTCACTGAAGTGGACTCGAAAAGATTCTCTGTACTTACTTGTCAATTTTATTTTTTTGCTCTTAGGCTTATTTCGTAGAGTTTTTTAA
- a CDS encoding aminotransferase class III-fold pyridoxal phosphate-dependent enzyme — protein sequence MQDFRVVSKVKDVDSGESGDRMSYIASTYNRYPIQISHAKGIKVWDTEGKEYFDTFMGIGVLLFGHNHERIISAMREKLQRYTHISNFFLDEDAEIIAERLVKETKNEGKVFFTNSGAESTECALKVIRKYRKQGKIVSFIKNFHGRTLKALSITGFENIRKQFVEDQDVVFLPYNVDVVYEFFKQESKIAAVFVEVVHGSGGLDLIPTEIVEIIQSYKAKKNFLIVADEVQSGLGRTGKFYAYQYFDISPDLVTVAKGIGGGLPLGACLMLNEYSDAFEKGEHGSTFAPNPVALAAGKAVLEMITEEVLQYVEKMSIEFENRFYDAPYVETIKGLGLMRGIVLKNSFDLQINDFIKEGLLVNILGNGVIRFLLPLNVTLDELREIRNRFDTVLLKNSTK from the coding sequence ATGCAAGACTTTCGAGTTGTAAGTAAAGTCAAGGACGTAGATAGTGGAGAAAGCGGTGATAGAATGAGTTATATTGCATCCACGTATAATAGGTATCCAATCCAAATTTCCCATGCAAAAGGTATAAAAGTCTGGGATACAGAAGGAAAAGAGTACTTTGATACATTCATGGGAATTGGTGTATTGCTCTTTGGACACAACCACGAAAGAATTATAAGTGCTATGAGAGAAAAACTTCAGCGCTATACTCATATCTCCAACTTTTTTCTTGACGAAGATGCTGAAATAATTGCCGAAAGGTTAGTCAAAGAAACTAAAAATGAAGGAAAGGTCTTTTTCACAAACTCCGGCGCAGAGAGTACAGAGTGTGCTTTAAAAGTAATTAGAAAGTACAGAAAGCAGGGTAAAATAGTATCGTTTATCAAGAATTTTCACGGTAGAACACTCAAAGCTTTAAGTATAACCGGATTTGAAAATATAAGAAAACAATTTGTGGAAGATCAAGATGTAGTTTTCCTTCCCTACAACGTGGATGTAGTCTACGAATTTTTTAAGCAAGAAAGTAAGATAGCAGCAGTTTTTGTCGAAGTAGTGCACGGTAGTGGTGGTTTGGATTTAATTCCAACAGAAATTGTTGAAATCATTCAGAGTTACAAGGCAAAAAAGAACTTCTTGATAGTAGCAGATGAAGTACAAAGTGGTCTTGGAAGAACCGGAAAATTTTATGCATATCAATATTTTGATATATCGCCAGACTTAGTAACAGTAGCAAAAGGTATAGGAGGCGGATTACCTCTTGGTGCATGTCTTATGTTAAATGAATATTCTGATGCGTTTGAAAAAGGTGAGCACGGTTCAACATTTGCCCCAAATCCTGTAGCTTTAGCTGCTGGTAAGGCTGTCCTTGAAATGATTACCGAAGAAGTTTTGCAATATGTCGAGAAGATGAGTATAGAATTTGAAAACAGGTTTTATGACGCTCCGTATGTTGAAACTATAAAAGGGTTAGGATTAATGAGAGGAATTGTGTTAAAAAACAGTTTCGACCTACAAATAAACGATTTCATAAAGGAAGGATTGCTTGTCAATATTCTCGGAAACGGTGTGATCAGATTCTTATTACCTTTAAATGTCACATTAGATGAACTGAGAGAAATAAGAAATAGGTTTGATACTGTCCTTTTAAAAAACTCTACGAAATAA
- a CDS encoding aspartate kinase: protein MRLVVQKYGGSSVADVDRIKKVAARIASKVKEGYKVVSVISAMGKTTDQLISLAKSLSKNPDERELDMLLVTGEQVSCALVAIALKDIGINAISLNAFQAKILTTHHHTNAKILDISVQHLKEHLKNHDVIVVTGFQGITQEGHFTTLGRGGSDTSAVALAAKLRCECEIYSDVDGVYSCDPRLYPAAKKWKYITYDDMLELAATGSKVLHSRSVEIAKKYKIKIYCASSFTQEEGTWVVDRLPEWLEEPVVTGVSLDRNQIKVSIMDLPNDAAVVADIFKRVAERGINVDMISLVKNGFSTHISFTVVPDRVEKVKELLDQTLSIYGAKYHFYGQFAKITIVGTGMRSSYGVASKLLDVLSRENIEPELITTSEIKISVLVPEEDAEKLVEKICKTFEL, encoded by the coding sequence TTGAGACTGGTAGTCCAAAAATACGGCGGTTCATCCGTTGCAGATGTAGACAGAATTAAAAAAGTGGCAGCAAGAATTGCATCCAAAGTAAAGGAAGGATATAAAGTAGTATCAGTTATATCAGCTATGGGAAAGACAACAGATCAATTGATTTCACTTGCAAAATCGCTATCCAAGAACCCAGATGAACGGGAACTTGATATGTTACTTGTAACAGGAGAGCAAGTATCTTGTGCTCTTGTAGCTATCGCTCTGAAAGATATAGGAATTAATGCAATTTCACTTAACGCATTCCAAGCAAAAATACTTACAACACATCATCACACAAATGCGAAGATCTTGGACATCAGTGTGCAACATTTGAAGGAACATTTGAAAAATCATGATGTTATCGTTGTAACAGGTTTCCAAGGGATAACGCAAGAGGGGCATTTCACAACGCTTGGGCGAGGAGGATCTGATACATCGGCGGTAGCTCTTGCAGCAAAGTTAAGATGTGAGTGTGAGATTTACAGTGATGTAGATGGCGTTTATTCTTGTGACCCAAGGCTTTATCCAGCGGCAAAGAAATGGAAGTACATAACCTACGATGATATGCTGGAGCTTGCTGCAACAGGTTCGAAAGTTCTCCACTCAAGGTCTGTCGAAATTGCCAAAAAATACAAAATCAAAATTTATTGTGCTTCATCTTTCACACAAGAGGAGGGAACGTGGGTGGTAGATAGATTACCAGAATGGCTCGAAGAACCGGTTGTTACCGGCGTAAGTTTAGATAGAAATCAAATTAAGGTCTCTATAATGGACTTACCTAACGATGCAGCTGTAGTTGCAGATATATTTAAGAGAGTAGCAGAACGCGGTATTAATGTAGATATGATATCTCTTGTAAAGAACGGTTTTTCAACGCATATTTCTTTTACCGTTGTACCAGATAGAGTAGAAAAAGTAAAAGAATTACTTGACCAAACTTTATCCATTTATGGTGCAAAGTATCATTTTTATGGACAATTCGCAAAGATAACTATCGTAGGAACCGGTATGAGATCAAGTTACGGTGTTGCGTCTAAGCTTTTGGATGTACTTTCAAGGGAAAATATCGAACCCGAGCTTATAACAACATCTGAGATAAAAATATCTGTTCTTGTACCTGAAGAAGATGCAGAAAAGTTGGTCGAAAAGATATGCAAGACTTTCGAGTTGTAA
- the dapD gene encoding 2,3,4,5-tetrahydropyridine-2,6-dicarboxylate N-acetyltransferase: protein MINKKPSELTSGEIIELIAKSEKKTIVRAYICGNLKEIGIENKDGVNSEFEFIGSDNFGVLFGNYEYIKDILNHPGVKSFKIEVIAHNSAIPLSDISKFNARIEPGAIIREYVEIGNNAVIMMGAVINLGSVIGEGTMIDMNVVVGARARIGKYCHIGAGSVIAGVVEPPSAKPVTIEDNVLIGANAVILEGVTVGEHSVVAAGAVVVDDVPPYTVVAGVPAKFVKKVDGKTLSKTQILEELRKIK from the coding sequence ATGATAAATAAGAAACCGAGTGAGTTAACAAGTGGCGAAATTATAGAGCTCATTGCAAAAAGTGAGAAAAAGACCATTGTAAGAGCTTACATATGCGGAAACTTAAAAGAAATTGGTATAGAAAACAAAGATGGGGTCAACAGTGAATTTGAGTTCATCGGCTCTGATAATTTTGGAGTACTATTTGGAAATTACGAATATATAAAGGACATTTTGAACCATCCTGGAGTAAAGTCATTTAAGATCGAGGTTATAGCACATAACTCAGCCATACCACTTTCAGACATTTCGAAATTCAACGCACGAATCGAACCTGGTGCAATTATACGGGAGTACGTAGAGATAGGAAATAATGCCGTTATCATGATGGGTGCGGTGATAAACCTTGGTAGTGTAATTGGCGAAGGAACAATGATTGATATGAACGTTGTTGTTGGTGCTCGAGCAAGGATTGGAAAATATTGTCATATCGGAGCTGGAAGCGTGATTGCAGGTGTTGTGGAGCCACCAAGTGCAAAGCCAGTAACAATAGAAGATAACGTTTTGATAGGCGCGAATGCTGTAATACTCGAAGGAGTTACTGTTGGCGAACATTCGGTTGTAGCTGCTGGTGCCGTGGTGGTGGATGATGTACCACCGTACACAGTTGTGGCCGGTGTACCTGCTAAGTTTGTCAAAAAAGTTGATGGTAAAACTTTGAGTAAAACACAGATACTTGAAGAGTTAAGAAAAATAAAATAG